From one Candoia aspera isolate rCanAsp1 chromosome 17, rCanAsp1.hap2, whole genome shotgun sequence genomic stretch:
- the SCNM1 gene encoding sodium channel modifier 1 isoform X1: MSFKREGDDPGQLQVLKKRRVAELLANYIPEDEALLLRNGRYACTVCFQRPVFDTLDMLTVHRSGKKHLASLQKFYGKKHSLENEVQKRQHQAYLQAEEDSAQGALGPAPLLAQTRKITWNALLKTVPYSSCCRPKREARGEAGASSSGASASFRAAGGAGLPKSSSSALVGEEQQVGEEASSVCPEAETQGRAPRKKFARQGKGRTARKPSGPDDPERRRALEHYLQLKSSGWIQDGSGKWVKDENVEFDSDEEDPPMLPPS, encoded by the exons AAACGGAGGGTGGCTGAGCTTTTGGCCAATTACATTCCCGAGGACGAAGCCTTGCTCCTGCGCAATGGCAG GTACGCCTGCACCGTCTGCTTCCAAAGGCCGGTTTTTGACACTCTGGACATGCTCACGGTTCACCGTTCAGGAAAGAAACACTTAGCCA GTTTGCAAAAGTTTTACGGGAAGAAGCATTCCCTTGAGAACGAAGTTCAGAAACGCCAGCACCAGGCGTACCTGCAGGCGGAAGAAGACAGCGCCCAG gGGGCCCTGGGGCCGGCCCCTTTGCTTGCCCAGACGCGGAAGATCACCTGGAACGCCTTGCTGAAGACTGTGCCCTACAGCAGCTGCTGCCGGCCCAAAAG GGAGGCCAGGGGCGAGGCCGGTGCCAGCTCTTCAGGGGCGAGTGCCAGCTTCAGAGCTGCTGGTGGTGCAGGGCTGCCCAAGTCCTCCAGTTCTGCATTGGTGGGTGAAGAGCAGCAGGTTGGAGAGGAAGCGAGCTCCGTTTGCCCGGAGGCAG AAACTCAAGGGCGTGCTCCCAGGAAGAAGTTTGCCCGTCAAGGAAAGGGGCGCACGGCGCGGAAACCTTCTGGGCCCGACGATCCGGAGAGGCGGCGAGCCTTGGAGCACTACCTGCAGCTGAAAAG TTCAGGGTGGATCCAAGACGGGTCAGGCAAGTGGGTCAAAGATGAGAACGTGGAGTTTGATTCCGATGAGGAAGATCCTCCAATGCTGCCTCCGTCGTGA
- the TMOD4 gene encoding tropomodulin-4, which produces MTTSYQKELEKYRDIDEDKILRELSPEELDQLDLELQEMDPENVMLPAGLRQRDQTKKGPTGPLDRDALMQHLEKQAMEAKEREDLVPFTGEKKGKPFIPKDPKREMLKEEDVILEPELEEALANATDAEMCDIAAILGMYTLMSNKQYYDAICSGNITNTEGINSVVQPDKYKPVPDEPPNPTNAEETLAKIRSNAKDLEEVNLNNIKDIPIQTLKEICEVMKTNTQVKKLSLVATRSNDPVAHAVAEMLKENRTLQSLNIESNFITSAGMMEVIKAMKGNNTLSELKVDNQCQRLGDSVEMEMAAMLENCPSLIRFGYHFTQQGPRARASIAITKNNELRRKQKKT; this is translated from the exons ATGACGACTTCGTAccagaaagagctggagaaaTACCGAGATATCGATGAAGACAAGATCCTCAGGGAACTCTCCCCGGAGGAGCTGGACCAGCTTGACCTGGAGCTGCAGGAAATGGATCCAGAA AACGTGATGCTCCCGGCTGGGCTCCGGCAGCGGGACCAGACGAAGAAAGGTCCCACCGGGCCGCTGGACCGTGACGCCCTGATGCAGCACCTGGAGAAGCAGGCGATGGAGGCAAAGGAGCGGGAAGACCTGGTGCCTTTCACCGGCGAGAAGAAGG GGAAGCCTTTTATCCCAAAAGATCCCAAGAGAGAAATGCTCAAGGAAGAAGACGTCATTCTGGAGCCCGAACTGGAAGAAGCTTTGGCTAACGCCACCGATGCCGAAATGTGCGATATCGCAG CCATTCTCGGCATGTACACCCTGATGAGCAACAAGCAGTATTACGATGCCATCTGTAGCGGCAACATTACGAACACTGAGGGCATCAACA GTGTCGTTCAGCCTGATAAGTACAAACCCGTCCCAGATGAGCCGCCCAATCCCACCAACGCCGAAGAAACCCTGGCAAAAATCCGAAGCAACGCCAAGGATCTCGAAGAAGTGAACCTGAATAACATTAAG GACATCCCCATTCAGACGTTGAAAGAGATCTGCGAGGTGATGAAGACAAACACCCAGGTGAAGAAGCTCAGCCTGGTGGCGACCCGGAGCAACGATCCGGTGGCGCAT GCGGTGGCTGAGATGCTCAAGGAAAACAGGACTCTTCAGAGCCTCAATATCGAGTCCAACTTCATCACCAGTGCGGGGATGATGGAGGTCATCAAGGCCATGAAGGGGAACAACACGCTGTCCGAGCTGAAGGTGGACAACCAG TGCCAGCGGCTGGGCGACTCGGTGGAGATGGAGATGGCTGCCATGCTGGAAAACTGCCCCTCCCTCATCCGATTCGGGTACCACTTCACGCAGCAGGGGCCACGGGCCAGGGCGTCCATCGCCATCACCAAGAACAACGAACTGC GCCgcaaacagaagaaaacataa
- the SCNM1 gene encoding sodium channel modifier 1 isoform X2 encodes MSFKREGDDPGQLQVLKKRRVAELLANYIPEDEALLLRNGRYACTVCFQRPVFDTLDMLTVHRSGKKHLASLQKFYGKKHSLENEVQKRQHQAYLQAEEDSAQGALGPAPLLAQTRKITWNALLKTVPYSSCCRPKREARGEAGASSSGASASFRAAGGAGLPKSSSSALVGEEQQVGEEASSVCPEAETQGRAPRKKFARQGKGRTARKPSGPDDPERRRALEHYLQLKRVDPRRVRQVGQR; translated from the exons AAACGGAGGGTGGCTGAGCTTTTGGCCAATTACATTCCCGAGGACGAAGCCTTGCTCCTGCGCAATGGCAG GTACGCCTGCACCGTCTGCTTCCAAAGGCCGGTTTTTGACACTCTGGACATGCTCACGGTTCACCGTTCAGGAAAGAAACACTTAGCCA GTTTGCAAAAGTTTTACGGGAAGAAGCATTCCCTTGAGAACGAAGTTCAGAAACGCCAGCACCAGGCGTACCTGCAGGCGGAAGAAGACAGCGCCCAG gGGGCCCTGGGGCCGGCCCCTTTGCTTGCCCAGACGCGGAAGATCACCTGGAACGCCTTGCTGAAGACTGTGCCCTACAGCAGCTGCTGCCGGCCCAAAAG GGAGGCCAGGGGCGAGGCCGGTGCCAGCTCTTCAGGGGCGAGTGCCAGCTTCAGAGCTGCTGGTGGTGCAGGGCTGCCCAAGTCCTCCAGTTCTGCATTGGTGGGTGAAGAGCAGCAGGTTGGAGAGGAAGCGAGCTCCGTTTGCCCGGAGGCAG AAACTCAAGGGCGTGCTCCCAGGAAGAAGTTTGCCCGTCAAGGAAAGGGGCGCACGGCGCGGAAACCTTCTGGGCCCGACGATCCGGAGAGGCGGCGAGCCTTGGAGCACTACCTGCAGCTGAAAAG GGTGGATCCAAGACGGGTCAGGCAAGTGGGTCAAAGATGA